Proteins encoded in a region of the Fundulus heteroclitus isolate FHET01 chromosome 2, MU-UCD_Fhet_4.1, whole genome shotgun sequence genome:
- the LOC105938195 gene encoding transmembrane protein 60: protein MKMSLAQRVFLSWIFALVFLIMLVLKLDSKINWNWFLIFLPVWTFDNILILIQVVEMAGRCKPDFDPRDEEKGVMRRLWYLAALLLKLAFCLTLCFRLEKVANIWVSVVCVPLWLLLGGALVELGYSVLHHRRD, encoded by the coding sequence ATGAAGATGTCCCTGGCTCAGCGAGTCTTCCTCTCCTGGATCTTCGCCCTGGTCTTCCTCATCATGCTCGTCCTCAAGCTGGACTCGAAGATAAACTGGAACTGGTTCCTGATCTTCCTCCCCGTCTGGACCTTTGACAACATCCTCATCCTCATCCAGGTGGTGGAGATGGCGGGTCGCTGCAAGCCGGACTTCGACCCCAGGGACGAGGAGAAAGGCGTGATGAGGAGGCTGTGGTACCTGGCGGCGCTGCTCCTCAAGCTGGCCTTCTGTCTGACTCTGTGCTTCCGGCTGGAGAAGGTGGCGAACATCTGGGTCAGCGTGGTGTGTGTCCCACTTTGGCTGCTGCTGGGTGGGGCGCTGGTGGAGCTGGGATACAGCGTTTTGCACCACAGGAGGGACTGA